CGTGTAGGTGAAGGTCCCTTTCCTACGGAGTTAGATGGAGAATTGGGTGAATTACTCTGCGAAAAGGGTGCAGAATTCGGCACTACCACAGGGAGAAAGCGTCGTTGTGGTTGGTTTGACGGGGTAATTGGACGCTATGCAGTCCGAATTAATGGTATGGATTGTTTAGCGATTACCAAGTTAGACGTGTTGGATGATTTAGAAGAAATTAAGGTATGTGTGGCTTACGAAATTGACGGCGATCGCTGTGAACATTTCCCCACCAGTGCCAGAAAATTCGCTCGTTGTCGTCCCATTTATCGAACTTTCCCCGGTTGGCAACAGTCTACAACCCAGTGTCGAAACTTGGAAGATTTACCCCGCCAAGCTTTAGACTATCTCAAGTTTTTGGCAGAATTAATGGAAGTTCCCATTGCCATTGTTTCCTTGGGTGCCAGCCGCGATCAGACTATCATTGTGGAAGACCCGATTCATGGTCCTAAGCGTGCTTTGCTCCACCCCGATGGTACACCAGCTTCATTGCTGAGTGCCTAGGTTTTGAGCTATGATTGCCAATCTGTGTGCGTAAATAACTTTGAGTTTTAGATTTTTATGAGCCTCACCGTTGAATGTCAAAAACGACCAGAAGGTAGCAAACCAAATGCTTTGCGTCGCTCTGGTTTGATTCCTGCCAATTTATATGGACACAGTGGTAACGAGTCTATCTCTTTGGTTGTTGATGCCAAAGTTATCGAACGTTTGCTCAAACAAGCTCGTGTTCAGAAAACCGAAATTGAGTTAAATGTTGCCGATTTGAACTGGAATGGAAAAGCCGTAATTCAAGAATTACAAACCCATCCAGCAAAAGGGTTCGTGTATCATTTAAGTTTCTTAGCTTCTAAGTAGTTATCGGAAAATGGGATAGAATATACCCAAGTTTCAAGCTATTGTGAGACTGTGCTGAGGTCTAGAATTTCTTAAACATCTCAGCACTGA
The Calothrix sp. 336/3 DNA segment above includes these coding regions:
- the rplY gene encoding 50S ribosomal protein L25: MSLTVECQKRPEGSKPNALRRSGLIPANLYGHSGNESISLVVDAKVIERLLKQARVQKTEIELNVADLNWNGKAVIQELQTHPAKGFVYHLSFLASK